A region of uncultured Anaeromusa sp. DNA encodes the following proteins:
- a CDS encoding endonuclease MutS2 yields the protein MINEKALHILEFDKVRARLATLTACALGRELAETLQPQVAAEVVSRSLEETAAVVFLAEQGERLPLGGVHDVRQAAGRAALGAILELEELRNIAATMKSARVLGGFLLNRLEEAPVLNEYAEGFVSLQRLERMVEAVIDEHGQMRDDATPELAKLRRAIRTAHGRVKERLQSVLRSQEYQKYFQESLVTMRGDRYVIPVKQEYKHFFPGIVHDQSASGATVFIEPMSVVELNNEIKQCVAAERNEIERILQSLSAAAGRDNESIQENCRLLGQMDLLTAKARLAEQWKCTKPIFNEAKRLSLRQARHPLINAAQVVPIDLFLGEEYTMLLITGPNTGGKTVALKTLGLMVLMAQAGLFLPVDNGSSICRFSQVFADIGDEQSIEQSLSTFSSHMTHLVGILQEVEADDLVLLDEIGAGTDPVEGAALAMSILENLQACGALTVATTHYSELKQFAYDREGVENASVEFDVQTLRPTYRLRIGMAGSSNAFAISSRLGLAEKILNRARVLMDQQHVDLAAMMQELEKEKQEYQERLGALELRQRSWEQEQRRWEAKRSQEEEKAALRLEQSKLKAAEVLRQARKAAEESVDLIKKQAQEQDQQRRQNAFQQARERLQGALDGTRPQFRKIVAGSPVESELLREGLAVMVKTLGQKGRILSWNVKEATVQIGALKMNVPLEACLLVEDGKVEEPPVNAVPRISTAFLNKRLDVPREIDVRGQNIEEAVEILAKFLDDAMLAGHTKIMVIHGKGTGALRKGVRAYLKQHHGVRDISIGEVNEGGDGATLVQLK from the coding sequence ATGATCAATGAAAAAGCATTGCATATTCTGGAATTTGACAAGGTTCGTGCCCGCCTTGCTACTTTAACTGCGTGCGCGCTGGGGCGAGAACTGGCGGAAACGCTGCAGCCCCAAGTAGCGGCGGAGGTGGTTTCACGGTCACTGGAAGAAACCGCCGCAGTGGTTTTTTTGGCAGAGCAGGGAGAACGGTTGCCTTTGGGTGGCGTTCATGATGTGCGCCAAGCAGCAGGCAGAGCCGCGCTGGGGGCGATTTTGGAACTGGAAGAGCTGCGTAATATAGCAGCTACGATGAAAAGCGCTCGGGTTTTGGGAGGCTTTTTGCTTAACCGATTGGAAGAAGCGCCGGTTTTGAACGAGTATGCAGAAGGGTTCGTTTCGCTGCAACGGCTAGAACGAATGGTGGAAGCAGTTATTGATGAGCATGGTCAAATGCGCGATGACGCCACGCCGGAGCTAGCTAAGTTGCGACGAGCCATTCGTACGGCTCATGGACGGGTTAAAGAACGCCTGCAGTCTGTATTACGTTCGCAAGAATATCAGAAATATTTTCAAGAATCCTTGGTAACCATGCGAGGCGATCGCTATGTCATTCCTGTAAAGCAGGAGTATAAACATTTTTTCCCAGGGATTGTTCATGATCAATCGGCCAGCGGTGCTACCGTCTTTATTGAACCTATGAGCGTTGTGGAACTGAACAACGAGATTAAGCAATGCGTTGCTGCTGAGCGCAATGAAATAGAGCGTATTTTGCAGTCATTAAGTGCGGCGGCGGGACGCGACAATGAGAGTATTCAAGAAAATTGTCGTTTATTAGGCCAGATGGATTTATTGACGGCCAAGGCTCGCTTAGCAGAGCAATGGAAATGTACTAAGCCTATTTTCAATGAAGCGAAACGACTTTCTTTACGTCAGGCCCGGCATCCTTTGATTAACGCCGCCCAAGTTGTACCGATTGATTTATTCCTTGGTGAAGAGTATACGATGCTGCTGATAACTGGTCCGAATACAGGTGGTAAAACGGTAGCATTGAAAACGCTGGGACTTATGGTGCTTATGGCGCAGGCCGGTTTGTTTTTGCCGGTAGACAATGGTTCTAGTATTTGCAGGTTCAGCCAAGTATTTGCGGATATTGGCGATGAGCAAAGCATCGAGCAAAGTTTGAGCACTTTTTCGTCTCATATGACGCATTTAGTAGGCATTCTGCAAGAAGTTGAGGCTGATGATTTAGTTTTGCTGGACGAAATCGGTGCCGGCACCGACCCGGTAGAGGGCGCTGCTTTGGCTATGTCCATTTTAGAAAATTTGCAGGCTTGCGGTGCTTTAACCGTGGCAACAACGCATTACAGTGAATTGAAGCAATTTGCTTATGACCGTGAAGGCGTGGAAAATGCTAGTGTGGAATTTGATGTGCAAACCCTGCGTCCGACCTATCGGTTGCGCATCGGCATGGCTGGCTCTAGTAATGCTTTTGCCATCAGTAGTCGTTTAGGGCTGGCGGAAAAGATATTGAACAGGGCGCGCGTATTGATGGATCAGCAACACGTGGATTTGGCTGCTATGATGCAGGAATTGGAAAAAGAAAAGCAAGAGTATCAAGAACGTCTTGGAGCGCTGGAGCTTCGGCAGCGTTCGTGGGAGCAAGAACAGCGACGCTGGGAAGCCAAGCGAAGCCAAGAGGAAGAAAAAGCCGCCTTGCGATTGGAACAAAGTAAACTCAAGGCAGCTGAAGTACTACGACAGGCTAGAAAAGCAGCTGAAGAAAGCGTCGATCTCATCAAAAAACAGGCACAAGAACAAGATCAGCAGCGGCGGCAGAACGCATTTCAACAGGCGAGAGAAAGACTGCAAGGAGCGCTGGATGGAACACGTCCCCAATTCCGCAAGATTGTTGCCGGAAGCCCAGTAGAATCGGAACTGCTGCGAGAAGGCTTGGCGGTTATGGTTAAGACGCTGGGCCAAAAAGGCAGAATTCTATCCTGGAATGTTAAGGAGGCTACGGTACAGATCGGAGCGCTAAAAATGAATGTGCCACTGGAAGCCTGTCTTCTTGTAGAGGATGGGAAGGTGGAGGAACCTCCGGTCAATGCAGTGCCTCGAATTTCCACTGCATTTTTGAATAAACGCTTGGATGTACCACGAGAAATTGATGTGCGCGGTCAAAACATTGAAGAAGCGGTAGAAATATTGGCTAAATTTTTGGATGACGCTATGCTGGCAGGCCATACCAAGATAATGGTGATTCACGGCAAGGGAACCGGCGCTTTGCGCAAGGGCGTGCGTGCCTATTTGAAACAGCATCATGGTGTTAGAGATATCAGCATTGGCGAAGTAAACGAAGGCGGAGACGGCGCTACCCTGGTGCAACTTAAATAA
- a CDS encoding DUF3656 domain-containing protein, with product MVCELLAPAGSVEAFRAAVENGADAVYLSGKAFGARAYAPNFSDEELKEAVRYAHLRNVKVYVTVNTLVDDNEMVLLQEYLRFLYECEIDAVLVQDLGVAAVARTCVPNLPLHASTQMTVHNAAGVRFLRELGFARVVVSREMSLSELQQCVQDGGTEIEAFIHGALCISYSGQCLMSSLIGGRSGNRGRCAQPCRLNYRLETEEGQVVQEVGEYLLSPKDLNTLELVPQLLAAGVHSLKIEGRMKRPEYVAVVVAAYRQALDAALRGETLSLEPLQRDLEQIFNRDFTTAYLQGRPGRTMMSDRRPNNRGLRVGRIVAYDYAKREGCVKLEQPLRKDDILDIWVKVGGRVNLTVHEMYVEGKLVEEAEPGSTVTIPGMPPVGMNDRAFKVFDAQLMLKARTSFAKEQRKVPVTAVVEAVLGQPLRLTLRDDEGHEGIGETDFLTEAARKHALQSDSVRKQVDRLGNTPFILDKLEFKAQGELMAPVSEQNEMRRRAVEALEESRLAGYKRPALPAAPCKLMFKDEKRIAKEQWPEKICVQCSELAQVQAALSGGASCILFGGEDFVKPAPGPEEYAAVCRVVQEAGKELWLGTPRIVREWQLSRWEQVFSFAASQGVAGVYLANLGLVELCREKTPTLAFWADAPLSHFNSQSLAFWAERGAVGATLSPELTFEQIRKLHWPQMLAGECLVHGRLTMMVSEFCALGSYIGELHTGTCSQPCREKEAYYLRDRKEERFPIFTDSSCRSYIFNAKELDLRGNLTQFRQTGVTQLRLDGRLYRPEMLRRLTADYCRELLALQQGLVLPPPAVKPGATRGHYFRGVMLHDQ from the coding sequence ATGGTATGTGAATTATTGGCTCCTGCTGGGAGCGTTGAGGCATTTCGCGCTGCAGTGGAGAATGGTGCAGATGCAGTATATTTATCGGGGAAAGCCTTTGGGGCCAGAGCCTATGCACCCAATTTTTCCGATGAAGAACTAAAAGAAGCGGTGCGATATGCTCATTTACGGAACGTTAAAGTGTATGTGACTGTCAATACACTGGTGGATGACAATGAAATGGTGCTGCTGCAGGAATACCTGCGCTTTTTATACGAATGCGAAATTGATGCAGTCTTGGTTCAAGATTTAGGGGTAGCGGCAGTAGCCCGTACCTGTGTGCCGAATCTGCCCTTGCATGCCAGTACGCAGATGACCGTGCATAATGCTGCAGGCGTGCGTTTTTTACGGGAACTTGGCTTTGCTAGAGTGGTGGTATCTCGTGAAATGTCTCTTTCGGAACTGCAGCAATGCGTTCAGGACGGGGGAACCGAAATTGAAGCTTTTATTCATGGAGCTCTTTGCATTTCCTATTCTGGTCAATGTTTGATGAGCAGCCTTATTGGCGGGCGCAGCGGCAATCGCGGACGTTGTGCACAACCTTGTCGTCTCAACTATCGTTTGGAAACGGAAGAGGGACAAGTCGTTCAGGAGGTTGGCGAATATCTTTTAAGCCCCAAGGATTTGAATACATTAGAGCTTGTGCCCCAATTGCTTGCGGCTGGTGTTCATTCTTTGAAAATTGAAGGACGTATGAAGCGTCCAGAGTATGTGGCTGTAGTAGTCGCTGCCTACCGTCAGGCGTTGGACGCGGCGTTGCGCGGTGAAACATTATCTTTAGAGCCGTTGCAGCGGGACTTGGAACAGATCTTTAATCGTGATTTTACTACCGCTTACCTGCAAGGGAGACCAGGGCGGACCATGATGAGCGATCGCCGTCCTAATAATCGCGGGTTGCGGGTAGGTCGTATTGTGGCCTATGACTATGCTAAGAGGGAAGGCTGTGTGAAGCTGGAGCAGCCGCTGCGGAAGGATGACATTCTTGATATTTGGGTCAAAGTAGGCGGCCGCGTCAATCTTACAGTACATGAGATGTATGTAGAAGGAAAATTAGTAGAAGAGGCTGAGCCGGGAAGCACCGTGACCATCCCGGGTATGCCGCCGGTAGGAATGAATGACCGGGCGTTTAAGGTGTTTGATGCACAATTGATGCTGAAGGCGCGCACTTCTTTCGCGAAAGAACAGCGCAAGGTTCCAGTGACGGCGGTAGTAGAGGCAGTATTAGGACAGCCTCTGCGCTTGACTTTGCGCGATGACGAGGGGCATGAAGGAATCGGCGAAACCGACTTTTTAACGGAAGCGGCAAGAAAGCATGCCTTGCAAAGCGACTCCGTGCGCAAGCAAGTGGATCGCCTTGGCAATACTCCCTTTATTTTAGATAAGTTGGAGTTTAAGGCGCAAGGCGAGCTGATGGCACCTGTAAGTGAACAAAATGAAATGCGCCGTCGCGCAGTGGAAGCGTTAGAAGAATCTAGACTGGCTGGCTACAAGCGTCCTGCACTTCCAGCAGCACCTTGTAAGCTAATGTTCAAAGACGAAAAGCGTATCGCGAAAGAACAATGGCCGGAAAAAATCTGCGTACAATGCAGCGAGCTGGCGCAAGTACAGGCCGCTTTATCTGGAGGCGCCTCTTGTATTCTTTTTGGAGGCGAAGATTTTGTGAAACCGGCGCCTGGGCCGGAGGAATATGCTGCTGTCTGTCGAGTTGTCCAGGAAGCGGGGAAAGAACTGTGGCTGGGAACGCCGCGCATTGTTCGCGAATGGCAGCTATCTCGATGGGAGCAAGTTTTCTCGTTTGCAGCGTCCCAAGGCGTAGCTGGCGTATATCTGGCTAATTTGGGCTTGGTAGAGTTATGCCGAGAAAAAACGCCAACTCTTGCTTTTTGGGCGGATGCGCCGCTGAGCCATTTTAATTCCCAATCTCTTGCCTTCTGGGCTGAGAGGGGAGCAGTCGGGGCGACGCTGTCTCCGGAATTGACCTTTGAGCAAATTCGCAAGCTTCACTGGCCGCAGATGTTGGCTGGCGAATGTCTGGTGCATGGCCGCTTGACTATGATGGTTTCCGAGTTTTGCGCATTAGGTTCTTATATTGGCGAGTTGCATACAGGAACGTGCAGCCAGCCGTGTCGCGAAAAGGAAGCTTATTACTTACGTGACCGGAAAGAAGAACGGTTTCCGATTTTTACGGACAGCAGCTGCCGTAGTTATATTTTTAACGCCAAAGAGCTGGACTTGCGTGGTAATCTGACGCAATTCCGTCAGACTGGGGTGACGCAATTGCGTTTGGATGGACGTTTATATCGTCCAGAGATGTTACGGCGATTGACTGCCGATTATTGCCGGGAGTTGCTTGCGTTGCAACAAGGACTGGTTTTACCGCCTCCGGCTGTAAAGCCGGGTGCTACGCGCGGGCACTATTTTAGAGGAGTCATGCTGCATGATCAATGA
- a CDS encoding DUF441 domain-containing protein, which produces MLESSIPLIVILFLALFGSNYSVFIAALILLLIKWLGFEAWLAPVETHGISVGITILTMAILVPIAQGKLTTTMLLDAFKSPVGLVAIAVGVWVSYLAAQGVPFMRETPEVVSALIVGTIAGVCLFHGLAVGPLIAGGLVSLAISLAGFFKV; this is translated from the coding sequence ATGTTGGAATCCAGTATACCACTGATTGTTATCCTTTTTTTAGCTCTCTTTGGCAGCAATTACAGTGTCTTTATCGCTGCTTTGATTTTACTGTTAATCAAGTGGCTGGGCTTTGAGGCCTGGCTGGCTCCGGTAGAAACTCACGGCATCTCTGTGGGTATTACTATTTTGACCATGGCCATCCTGGTTCCCATCGCTCAAGGTAAGCTAACTACGACAATGCTTTTGGATGCATTTAAGTCGCCAGTAGGCCTGGTAGCTATTGCCGTAGGTGTTTGGGTATCGTACCTGGCGGCGCAAGGAGTCCCCTTTATGCGTGAAACGCCGGAAGTAGTCAGCGCCTTGATCGTCGGCACCATTGCCGGCGTCTGCCTCTTTCACGGTTTAGCTGTAGGCCCTTTGATTGCTGGCGGTTTAGTCTCTCTAGCAATCAGCCTGGCAGGATTTTTCAAGGTATAA
- the zapA gene encoding cell division protein ZapA, whose translation MDKNKCKVTVEIFGEAYTLKGDMEAESVRKIAAVVDQRMRQLARCNPRLSVAKVAVLTALNLAEEFGKLEQDYQELMELLDDDKR comes from the coding sequence ATGGATAAAAACAAGTGCAAAGTGACGGTAGAAATTTTTGGCGAAGCCTATACTCTGAAAGGGGATATGGAAGCGGAATCCGTGCGGAAAATTGCGGCGGTGGTTGACCAGAGAATGCGTCAACTAGCGCGCTGCAATCCCAGGCTGTCCGTAGCCAAAGTAGCTGTATTGACTGCGTTGAATCTGGCGGAAGAGTTTGGAAAGCTGGAGCAGGATTATCAGGAATTAATGGAACTGCTTGATGATGACAAGCGATAA
- the pheT gene encoding phenylalanine--tRNA ligase subunit beta produces MRTSIEWLNDYVTIQTAPQELADALTMAGIPVEEIEYQGQGLEKVVVGKIEEILPHPNADKLRICRVNVGATELLQIVTGAANVQEKDVIPVALEGAHLPNGVSIKASKLRGEPSYGMLCSAKELGIDSEELPEEQRSGIYILPADTAIGQGIKDVLGLNQVILGFELTANRPDCFSVIGLAREVAALIGASLTLPEIKVQEDAALPQASETVTVQTACPDLCRRFAARVLHNVKVGPSPEWLARRVEAAGMRSISNVVDVTNFVMLEMGQPLHAYDASRVRGASLTARLAEDGEELVTLDSVERKLSSSMLVIADAQGPAGLAGVMGGFDSEVTDATQMVILEAAHFQGANIRRTARQLGLRSEASGRFERGTDVACATAALDRAAQLLQEMGACRVAPGYADAYPVVQEPRTVSFSVADVNRRLGTSLSTDCMNEILQRLYFTILQVEGDKVTLDVPSWRDDVEGMADVSEEIARMHGFEQIQASLPAAAVAPGGQSQRHDLVDVLTHQCAAAGFMQGISFSFSHPKVFDALRLEAEDVRRKAVPVLNPITDEFPILRTTLLGNMLEMVGRNVARRNEDVRLFEIGAVYLPKNLPMDTLPQEPWMLCAALMGRRQPQGWSQGQEPVDFYDAKGLAEQLLSSLGLNKAVFEKAVHPALHPGRCARIVYPGGKELGWVGEVHPDTREAFGLRAPVFLCELSLEAMLPLWKRLPTYTALPKFPGMQRDLAFVTSDEISAGMLEQEINKIGGALLKQVTLFDLYKGDRLPANQRSLAFSLLFQSAEKTLTDEEVETVIQKIISRLHERFGCELRQ; encoded by the coding sequence ATGCGCACATCCATTGAATGGCTTAACGACTATGTAACGATTCAGACTGCGCCGCAAGAATTGGCGGATGCATTGACTATGGCTGGTATTCCTGTAGAGGAAATTGAATACCAGGGACAAGGTTTGGAAAAAGTGGTGGTCGGTAAAATTGAAGAGATTTTGCCTCACCCCAATGCGGATAAACTGCGCATTTGCCGCGTTAATGTCGGCGCAACGGAGTTGCTGCAAATTGTGACTGGCGCTGCCAACGTGCAAGAGAAGGATGTAATTCCTGTAGCCTTAGAAGGGGCGCACTTGCCGAACGGAGTGTCTATTAAAGCCAGTAAGCTGCGGGGCGAGCCTTCTTACGGCATGCTTTGCTCGGCGAAGGAACTGGGGATTGATTCGGAAGAACTGCCGGAGGAACAGCGCAGCGGCATTTATATTTTGCCGGCTGATACGGCAATTGGCCAGGGCATAAAAGATGTGCTGGGCTTGAATCAGGTTATTTTGGGTTTTGAATTGACAGCCAATCGTCCTGACTGCTTCAGCGTTATTGGCTTGGCGCGGGAAGTCGCTGCTTTAATAGGAGCTTCTTTAACATTGCCGGAAATTAAAGTTCAAGAGGATGCAGCATTACCGCAAGCAAGTGAAACAGTGACCGTGCAAACGGCTTGCCCGGACTTGTGCCGCCGCTTTGCCGCACGGGTGCTTCATAATGTAAAAGTGGGTCCTTCGCCGGAATGGCTGGCTAGACGGGTTGAAGCGGCAGGAATGCGTTCCATCAGCAATGTTGTAGATGTGACCAATTTTGTCATGCTGGAAATGGGGCAGCCCTTGCATGCCTATGACGCTTCGCGCGTACGCGGCGCTTCTTTGACGGCGCGGCTGGCTGAGGACGGGGAAGAACTAGTGACGCTGGATTCGGTAGAAAGAAAGCTAAGCTCCAGTATGCTTGTTATTGCCGATGCCCAAGGTCCGGCTGGCTTGGCTGGCGTGATGGGCGGCTTTGACAGCGAAGTGACTGATGCTACGCAGATGGTCATTTTGGAAGCCGCACATTTTCAAGGGGCGAACATTCGGAGAACGGCTCGCCAGTTGGGCTTGCGCTCAGAGGCTTCAGGCCGCTTTGAACGTGGTACCGATGTGGCGTGCGCAACGGCCGCATTGGATCGGGCGGCGCAGCTGCTGCAGGAAATGGGCGCTTGTCGGGTTGCCCCAGGGTACGCTGATGCTTATCCGGTGGTGCAAGAGCCTAGAACAGTTTCTTTTTCCGTAGCCGATGTGAATCGTCGTTTGGGAACGTCTCTGTCGACAGATTGTATGAATGAAATTTTGCAACGACTGTATTTTACCATTCTTCAAGTGGAAGGCGATAAAGTTACCTTGGATGTTCCTTCTTGGCGCGATGATGTAGAAGGAATGGCCGATGTTTCTGAAGAAATTGCACGTATGCATGGATTTGAGCAGATTCAAGCTTCTCTGCCTGCGGCGGCAGTGGCGCCAGGCGGACAAAGCCAGCGTCATGATTTGGTGGACGTACTTACCCATCAGTGTGCGGCTGCTGGTTTTATGCAAGGCATTTCCTTCAGCTTCTCTCATCCTAAAGTGTTTGACGCATTGCGTTTAGAGGCGGAAGACGTACGGCGCAAAGCTGTGCCGGTGTTAAACCCTATTACCGATGAATTTCCGATTTTGCGTACCACGCTGCTGGGGAATATGCTGGAAATGGTAGGGCGCAATGTAGCTCGTCGCAATGAAGATGTGCGCTTGTTTGAAATTGGTGCGGTATATTTGCCGAAAAACTTGCCAATGGATACGCTGCCCCAAGAGCCATGGATGTTGTGCGCCGCGCTGATGGGCAGAAGACAGCCCCAAGGCTGGAGCCAAGGCCAAGAACCTGTTGATTTTTATGACGCTAAGGGCTTGGCGGAACAGCTTCTCAGTTCGCTGGGCTTAAACAAGGCTGTTTTTGAAAAGGCGGTTCATCCGGCATTACATCCGGGACGCTGCGCTCGTATCGTCTATCCGGGCGGCAAAGAACTTGGCTGGGTTGGCGAAGTGCATCCCGATACGCGGGAGGCTTTTGGCCTGCGGGCGCCTGTATTCCTATGCGAACTGTCTTTGGAAGCTATGCTTCCTTTGTGGAAACGTCTGCCAACCTACACGGCGTTGCCTAAATTCCCTGGTATGCAACGTGATTTAGCGTTTGTTACTTCCGACGAAATTTCCGCAGGCATGTTGGAACAAGAAATCAATAAAATTGGCGGCGCTTTACTAAAGCAAGTTACTCTTTTTGACTTGTATAAAGGAGATCGCTTGCCTGCGAACCAACGCAGCCTAGCTTTCTCGCTGCTCTTCCAGTCCGCTGAGAAAACGCTGACTGACGAAGAAGTAGAAACGGTGATTCAAAAAATCATTAGTCGCCTGCATGAGCGTTTTGGCTGCGAGCTGCGCCAATAG
- the pheS gene encoding phenylalanine--tRNA ligase subunit alpha: MENQLQILQTEALQEMQQAQTVAALNDLKVKYLGKKGSLTAVLRGMGALSSEERPRIGALVNEVRAKLEALLEERAGALKAAEMQERLEKETIDITLGGRASFSGHVHPLMLTLDRIKAVFMRMGFAVAEGPEVEEDSYNFEALNLPPDHPARDMQDTFYITPELLLRTHTSPVQARVMQASEPNSPVRIIAPGKVYRCDYDATHSPMFHQVEGLVIDKEINFADLKGTLELFIREIFGSNTGVRFRPSFFPFTEPSAEVDISCVICKGKGCRVCKQTGWLEILGSGMVHPRVLELSGYDPNKVQGFAFGMGVERIAMLLYQIDDLRLFYENDVRFLRQF, from the coding sequence ATGGAAAATCAGCTACAGATTTTACAAACGGAAGCGTTGCAGGAGATGCAGCAGGCGCAAACCGTAGCCGCCTTAAATGACTTAAAAGTGAAATATTTGGGTAAAAAAGGCAGTTTGACGGCTGTTTTGCGCGGCATGGGAGCATTGTCGTCAGAAGAACGTCCGCGCATAGGTGCGCTTGTGAATGAAGTGCGGGCCAAGTTGGAGGCGCTCCTAGAAGAGCGAGCAGGGGCTTTAAAAGCGGCTGAAATGCAAGAGCGCTTGGAAAAAGAAACTATTGATATTACGTTGGGTGGGAGAGCTTCATTTAGCGGTCATGTGCATCCGTTGATGCTGACGTTGGATCGCATTAAGGCGGTCTTTATGCGTATGGGCTTTGCAGTGGCCGAAGGACCAGAAGTGGAAGAAGATTCCTATAATTTTGAAGCTTTGAATTTGCCGCCGGATCATCCGGCAAGGGATATGCAAGATACTTTTTATATTACGCCGGAACTTTTGCTGCGGACCCATACCTCGCCGGTGCAGGCGCGGGTTATGCAGGCTAGCGAACCGAACAGTCCGGTGCGGATTATTGCGCCTGGTAAAGTATACCGTTGTGATTACGACGCCACGCACTCTCCTATGTTTCATCAGGTGGAAGGCTTGGTTATTGACAAAGAAATCAATTTTGCGGACTTAAAGGGAACGCTGGAACTCTTTATTCGAGAAATTTTCGGCTCTAATACTGGGGTTCGCTTTCGTCCTAGTTTCTTTCCTTTTACGGAACCGAGCGCTGAGGTGGATATTTCCTGCGTGATTTGCAAGGGGAAAGGCTGCCGGGTTTGTAAGCAAACCGGCTGGTTGGAGATATTGGGTTCTGGCATGGTGCATCCGCGAGTGCTGGAGTTGAGCGGCTACGATCCGAACAAGGTACAAGGCTTTGCTTTTGGCATGGGTGTGGAACGCATTGCCATGCTCTTGTACCAAATTGACGATTTGCGTCTGTTTTATGAAAATGACGTTCGCTTTTTGCGGCAGTTTTAA
- a CDS encoding YqzL family protein, giving the protein MMTTDMLWKVFEATGSIAAYLLYRRLLLQ; this is encoded by the coding sequence ATGATGACCACCGATATGCTATGGAAAGTATTTGAAGCAACTGGATCCATTGCCGCGTATCTCCTGTACCGCCGCCTTTTATTGCAATAA
- a CDS encoding RNA methyltransferase, protein MTLYWEKISSAANEQLKQIRSLQQRKKRDESGLFIVEGTRAVQEALQSDWELLFLVVADDYGQMAQTEALLQKRTQPHGRLLQVSGELLHKLGETQTPQGIVAVVRQKYWELEQVLAIPGNGPLLVMDRVQDPGNVGALLRTAAALGAGGAVLLEGTTDAFSSKAIRAGMGAVFRLPVVQRIQPETLNQLRKQQKLALWVAALEGGQPSYQADLKTRHLLLLGNEGEGASAFWKQEADGAVFIPMPGGMESLNVAMAGSLLLYEAMRQRLS, encoded by the coding sequence ATGACGTTATATTGGGAAAAAATAAGCAGCGCGGCGAATGAACAATTAAAACAAATTCGGTCCTTGCAACAGCGTAAAAAGAGAGACGAGAGCGGCTTGTTTATTGTGGAAGGTACGAGAGCGGTACAAGAAGCGCTACAATCAGATTGGGAATTGCTGTTTCTGGTTGTAGCAGATGATTATGGACAAATGGCGCAGACGGAAGCGCTGCTGCAAAAGCGCACGCAGCCACATGGGCGACTGTTGCAAGTTTCCGGCGAATTGCTGCACAAGCTTGGTGAAACGCAAACTCCGCAAGGAATTGTAGCAGTCGTGAGGCAGAAGTACTGGGAGCTTGAGCAAGTACTGGCTATTCCTGGAAACGGGCCGTTGCTTGTGATGGATCGGGTGCAGGATCCAGGGAATGTCGGTGCCTTACTGCGGACGGCCGCTGCGCTAGGCGCTGGTGGTGCTGTTCTATTGGAAGGAACCACAGATGCTTTTAGCAGTAAAGCGATACGAGCCGGTATGGGAGCCGTTTTTCGTTTACCTGTAGTGCAAAGAATACAACCGGAGACCTTGAACCAGCTTCGCAAGCAGCAAAAACTTGCTTTGTGGGTAGCTGCGCTGGAAGGCGGCCAGCCAAGCTATCAGGCTGATTTAAAAACAAGGCATTTGCTGCTTTTAGGCAATGAAGGGGAGGGGGCGTCGGCTTTTTGGAAACAAGAGGCGGACGGTGCTGTTTTTATTCCCATGCCAGGAGGGATGGAGTCGTTGAATGTGGCTATGGCTGGTTCGCTGCTTCTCTATGAAGCGATGCGGCAACGGCTGAGCTGA
- a CDS encoding TrkA family potassium uptake protein translates to MKKKQFAIIGLGRFGTSVAKTLYQMGYEVLAVDADETRVQEFSDEVTHVVQADTTDEDTLKALGIRNFDVVVVAIGADVQANLMTTLQLKELGVPHIVAKAKNPLHGKMLGKIGADRVVYPERDMGQRVAHNLVSSNVLEYIELSPDYSIVEVTAPKALVGKNLVETDLRGRYEVNVVAIRRGEQLLVPPQPTEKIMEKDVLFVIGANRGVQRLEELE, encoded by the coding sequence ATGAAAAAGAAACAGTTTGCAATTATCGGCTTAGGACGCTTTGGCACGAGCGTAGCCAAAACGTTGTATCAAATGGGCTATGAGGTTTTGGCTGTCGATGCAGATGAAACGCGGGTGCAAGAATTTAGCGATGAAGTAACTCATGTTGTACAGGCGGATACTACGGATGAGGATACTTTGAAAGCCTTGGGAATTCGGAATTTTGACGTAGTTGTCGTGGCCATTGGCGCGGATGTGCAGGCTAATTTGATGACGACCTTGCAGCTAAAAGAGTTGGGTGTGCCTCATATTGTCGCTAAAGCAAAAAATCCACTCCATGGGAAAATGTTAGGGAAAATCGGCGCTGATAGGGTGGTTTATCCAGAACGAGATATGGGGCAACGGGTGGCGCATAATCTTGTGTCCAGCAATGTTTTGGAATACATTGAACTATCTCCTGATTATAGTATTGTAGAAGTAACGGCGCCCAAGGCTTTGGTAGGAAAAAATCTGGTGGAAACGGATTTGCGTGGTCGTTACGAGGTCAATGTGGTGGCGATACGTCGCGGGGAGCAGCTATTGGTGCCACCTCAGCCAACGGAGAAAATCATGGAAAAAGATGTGCTGTTCGTTATCGGCGCTAATCGGGGCGTCCAGCGCTTGGAGGAGCTTGAATGA